Proteins encoded within one genomic window of Paenarthrobacter sp. JL.01a:
- a CDS encoding aldo/keto reductase family oxidoreductase: MGLGGSWDGTSYGAAEIDQAAAVIESARGIGIGLFDHADIYRSGKSEAVFGEVLVRSPGLREKIQLQTKCGIRLGERGLQTHYDLSRDAILERVNESLKRLQTEYVDVLLLHRPDPLMDAREVADAVGQLMAEGKVRQLGVSNMSGAQIAYLQDRLETPVVANQLEMSLLKRDWLESTVLVNHPEGAVTSFPHGTLEHCMDKGIELQAYGSLAQGRYTGAGALSSADEAVAAMLERLAAEKHTTAEAVLLGWLMKHPARISPVVGTTNLSRIGACADAADVAARMSRAEWYGLWMAARGSNIP, from the coding sequence ATGGGACTAGGCGGTTCCTGGGACGGCACCTCCTACGGGGCCGCTGAAATCGACCAAGCCGCTGCAGTGATTGAATCGGCGCGGGGTATCGGCATCGGGCTTTTCGACCACGCCGACATCTACCGCAGCGGTAAATCAGAGGCCGTCTTTGGGGAGGTCCTCGTCCGTTCGCCAGGCCTGCGGGAGAAAATCCAGCTGCAGACCAAGTGCGGGATCAGGCTGGGGGAGCGGGGACTGCAAACCCATTACGACCTCAGCCGCGACGCCATCCTCGAACGGGTCAACGAGAGCCTGAAGCGGCTCCAAACGGAGTACGTCGACGTGCTGCTTCTGCACCGCCCCGATCCCTTGATGGACGCGCGAGAGGTGGCTGACGCCGTCGGGCAGTTGATGGCCGAAGGCAAGGTGCGGCAACTGGGTGTGTCCAACATGTCCGGCGCCCAGATCGCCTACCTCCAGGACCGCCTGGAAACGCCGGTCGTTGCGAACCAGCTGGAGATGAGCCTGCTGAAGCGTGATTGGCTTGAGAGCACTGTGCTGGTCAACCATCCGGAGGGCGCCGTAACCAGCTTTCCGCACGGGACCCTTGAGCACTGCATGGACAAGGGGATTGAGCTTCAGGCTTACGGTTCGCTTGCCCAAGGGCGCTACACCGGGGCCGGGGCGCTGTCTTCGGCCGACGAAGCGGTTGCCGCGATGCTCGAACGCCTGGCGGCGGAGAAGCACACGACGGCCGAAGCTGTCCTGCTGGGCTGGCTCATGAAGCATCCGGCCCGGATATCGCCGGTGGTCGGCACAACCAACCTTTCACGCATCGGCGCCTGCGCGGACGCTGCCGACGTGGCTGCGCGGATGTCCCGGGCAGAGTGGTACGGCCTGTGGATGGCAGCCCGGGGAAGCAACATCCCTTAG
- a CDS encoding glycoside hydrolase family 13 protein: MSTSATKANLSHSDRMADPNWWRQAAVYQIYPRSFYDANGDGLGDIKGITAKVPYLQELGVDAVWLSPFYPSALADGGYDVDDYRNVDPKLGTLEDFDEMAAALHAAGIKLVVDIVPNHSSDRHEWFKEALASPKGSAARERYIFRDGKGENGEVPPSDWDSVFGGPIWERITEPDGTPGQWYMHIFAKEQPDFNWENPEIREDFLKTLRFWSDRGVDGFRIDVAHGMAKDLSEPMPMKADLLKKAHGTDGFIDGSHPFWDRDEVHEVYAEWRKLFNEYNPPRTAVAEAWVHESRRARYASPEGLGQAFNFDLLQSDFDAASFKKIITDNLVHAKESGASSTWVFSNHDVVRHATRYGLPKGGSVAQGTNAAQDITGAEPKGQDGKGWLLAGAPAEELDIELGLKRARAASLLLLALPGSAYLYQGEELGLREVTEIPDSERQDPSFFRNKGVEIGRDGCRVPLPWTPEGSSFGFGAGTAHLPQPEWFKDYAVSTQEGVEGSTLELYRKALRLRSELQTEEELEWVETGNPEVLHFSRPGGWETVTNFGAEAFELPAGTVVVSSGPLEDGKLPADTTAWIVREA; encoded by the coding sequence GTGAGCACCTCCGCCACCAAGGCAAACCTGTCCCACTCCGACCGCATGGCCGACCCCAACTGGTGGCGCCAGGCAGCGGTGTACCAGATCTACCCCCGCAGCTTCTACGACGCCAACGGTGATGGCCTGGGTGACATCAAGGGCATCACGGCCAAGGTTCCCTACCTTCAGGAACTCGGCGTTGATGCTGTGTGGCTGAGCCCGTTTTATCCTTCCGCGCTTGCCGACGGCGGCTACGACGTGGACGACTACCGGAACGTGGACCCCAAGCTCGGAACGCTTGAGGACTTTGACGAGATGGCCGCAGCCCTGCACGCAGCCGGCATCAAGCTGGTAGTGGACATCGTCCCCAACCACTCCTCAGACCGGCACGAGTGGTTCAAGGAAGCCCTCGCGTCGCCGAAGGGCTCGGCCGCACGTGAGCGCTACATCTTCCGTGACGGCAAGGGCGAAAACGGCGAAGTGCCGCCGTCGGACTGGGACTCCGTGTTCGGCGGACCCATCTGGGAGCGCATCACGGAACCGGACGGCACCCCCGGCCAGTGGTACATGCACATCTTCGCCAAGGAGCAGCCGGACTTTAACTGGGAGAACCCGGAGATCCGCGAAGACTTCCTGAAGACCCTTCGCTTCTGGTCCGACCGCGGTGTGGACGGCTTCCGCATCGACGTGGCCCACGGCATGGCAAAGGACCTGTCCGAGCCGATGCCCATGAAGGCGGACCTCCTGAAGAAGGCCCACGGAACTGACGGCTTCATCGACGGCTCCCACCCCTTCTGGGACCGGGACGAAGTCCACGAGGTCTACGCGGAGTGGCGCAAACTCTTCAACGAATACAACCCGCCCCGAACCGCCGTCGCCGAAGCCTGGGTCCACGAGTCACGCCGTGCGCGTTACGCCAGCCCCGAGGGCCTGGGCCAGGCCTTCAACTTCGACCTGCTGCAGTCGGACTTTGACGCCGCATCCTTCAAGAAGATCATCACCGACAACCTGGTGCACGCCAAGGAGTCCGGCGCCTCTTCCACGTGGGTCTTTTCCAACCACGACGTCGTCCGGCACGCCACCCGCTACGGGCTGCCGAAGGGTGGTTCCGTAGCACAGGGAACCAACGCAGCCCAGGACATCACCGGTGCCGAACCCAAGGGCCAGGACGGCAAGGGTTGGTTGCTCGCAGGTGCTCCGGCTGAAGAGCTGGACATCGAACTTGGCCTCAAGCGGGCACGGGCGGCTTCCTTGCTTCTGCTCGCACTTCCCGGTTCGGCCTACCTGTACCAGGGTGAAGAGCTCGGGCTGCGCGAAGTCACAGAGATTCCCGACTCTGAACGCCAGGACCCCTCCTTCTTCCGCAACAAGGGTGTGGAAATCGGCCGCGATGGCTGCCGGGTACCGCTGCCGTGGACTCCCGAGGGTTCGTCCTTCGGCTTCGGCGCAGGTACTGCACACCTGCCCCAGCCTGAATGGTTCAAGGACTACGCAGTGTCCACCCAGGAAGGCGTTGAAGGCTCCACCCTGGAGCTCTACCGCAAGGCCCTTCGCCTGCGCAGTGAACTGCAGACCGAGGAGGAACTCGAGTGGGTGGAAACGGGCAACCCCGAGGTGCTGCACTTCAGCCGCCCGGGCGGCTGGGAAACGGTGACCAACTTCGGCGCTGAAGCGTTCGAGCTTCCGGCCGGGACCGTCGTCGTCAGCAGTGGTCCTTTGGAGGACGGCAAGCTCCCGGCAGACACCACCGCCTGGATTGTCCGCGAAGCCTAA